The Prevotella sp. E9-3 genome has a window encoding:
- a CDS encoding nitrate/nitrite transporter, which translates to MSQTIQKTLRDSAAMRWTALLLLAMAMFCSYIFMDILSPIKDLMQETRGWDSTAFGTMQGSEVFLNVFAFFLIFAGIILDKMGVRFTAVLSTVVMLVGACVKWYAVSDGFIGSGLETWFNNNLNYIPLFDELGVSPFYEGMPASAKFAACGFMIFGCGCEMAGITVSRGIVKWFKGREMALAMGSEMALARLGVATCMIFSPFFARLGGEISVSRSVAFGVVLMCIALIMTIVYFVMDQKLDAQTGEAEEKDDPFKISDLGKILTDSGFWIVALLCVLYYSAIFPFQKYAVNMLQCNLTLVQPEPTSFWASDNITYFQYVIMLVVAAAGFASNFQKVKSRRYGLLCLSILSLVFYCYMGFMRQTAESIFAVFPLLAVLITPILGSYLDHKGKAVSMLMLGSLLLIGCHLTFAFILPLFKGSAVGGVIIAYTTILVLGASFSLVPASLWPSVPKLVDAKVIGSAYALIFWIQNIGLWLFPLLIGKVLDKTNPGTVSATDLDYTAPLVMLACLGVAALVLGFILKAIDRKKGLGLELPNIKEDSAE; encoded by the coding sequence ATGTCACAAACAATTCAGAAGACACTGCGTGACTCTGCCGCTATGCGGTGGACCGCACTGCTGCTGTTGGCTATGGCCATGTTTTGCAGCTACATTTTCATGGATATCCTCTCGCCCATCAAAGACTTGATGCAGGAGACCCGTGGATGGGATTCTACTGCATTCGGTACGATGCAGGGGTCTGAGGTGTTCCTCAACGTCTTTGCTTTCTTCCTCATCTTTGCCGGTATCATTCTCGACAAGATGGGCGTACGTTTCACTGCCGTCCTTTCAACTGTAGTAATGCTTGTAGGCGCCTGCGTAAAATGGTATGCAGTAAGTGACGGATTCATTGGAAGCGGTTTGGAAACATGGTTCAACAACAATCTGAACTATATTCCTCTATTCGACGAACTAGGCGTTTCTCCTTTCTATGAGGGCATGCCAGCCTCGGCTAAGTTTGCCGCCTGCGGTTTCATGATCTTCGGTTGTGGCTGCGAAATGGCTGGTATCACCGTCAGTCGTGGTATCGTGAAGTGGTTCAAAGGCCGCGAAATGGCACTGGCCATGGGTTCAGAGATGGCATTAGCCCGCCTGGGTGTAGCCACCTGTATGATTTTCTCGCCATTCTTTGCTCGCTTAGGTGGTGAGATATCTGTAAGCCGTTCTGTGGCCTTCGGCGTTGTGCTGATGTGCATCGCACTGATTATGACCATTGTATATTTCGTAATGGACCAGAAATTGGACGCTCAGACAGGTGAAGCTGAAGAGAAGGATGATCCTTTCAAAATCAGCGATTTGGGCAAAATTCTTACAGACAGTGGTTTCTGGATTGTTGCTTTGCTTTGCGTTCTCTACTATTCAGCTATCTTCCCCTTCCAGAAGTATGCTGTGAACATGTTGCAGTGCAACCTCACACTGGTGCAGCCAGAACCCACTTCGTTCTGGGCAAGCGACAATATCACTTATTTCCAGTATGTCATCATGCTCGTAGTAGCTGCTGCCGGATTCGCTAGCAACTTCCAGAAAGTGAAGTCACGCCGCTATGGTCTTCTCTGCTTGTCAATCCTTTCACTTGTATTCTATTGCTACATGGGCTTTATGCGTCAGACAGCTGAGAGCATCTTTGCAGTGTTCCCCTTGCTGGCTGTACTCATAACTCCCATCCTGGGCAGTTATCTTGACCATAAGGGCAAGGCTGTCAGCATGCTGATGTTAGGTTCGCTGCTGCTCATTGGCTGTCATCTCACCTTTGCGTTCATCCTGCCATTGTTCAAGGGTAGTGCAGTTGGTGGTGTGATTATTGCTTATACTACAATTTTGGTGTTAGGTGCATCCTTCTCACTGGTTCCCGCTTCATTGTGGCCTTCAGTACCCAAGCTGGTTGATGCTAAAGTAATTGGTTCTGCCTATGCCCTTATTTTCTGGATTCAGAACATCGGTCTGTGGTTGTTCCCTCTGCTCATTGGCAAGGTACTTGACAAGACCAATCCCGGCACAGTCAGCGCTACCGATCTTGACTACACAGCTCCGCTAGTTATGCTGGCCTGTTTGGGTGTTGCCGCATTGGTACTGGGCTTCATTCTGAAAGCCATCGACCGGAAGAAGGGACTAGGTTTGGAACTGCCCAATATCAAAGAAGACTCAGCTGAATAA
- a CDS encoding RluA family pseudouridine synthase, whose product MRFNTGYNREGDYDHFKVTKSQPLLEFLLENVKQSRTKIKATLQGRGIKVNGKTVSQFDFMLEPGMKVAVSKTKRNQQGFKSRYVKIVYEDRWLIVVEKNIGILSMAAGHSSLNVKSVLDDYFKKSRQKCTAHVVHRLDRDTSGLMVYAKDIETEQILEHNWHDIVYDRRYVAVVSGEMEQDEGTIQNWLKDNKAYVTYSSPVDNGGKLAITHFHVMDRTTEHSLVEYKLETGRKNQIRVHSADMGHPVCGDTKYGNGDDPLHRLCLHAWLLCFTHPVTGEPMEFETPVPTAFRQLFKK is encoded by the coding sequence ATGAGATTCAATACGGGATATAATCGTGAAGGCGATTACGACCATTTCAAGGTTACTAAGTCGCAGCCCTTGCTGGAGTTCCTTCTTGAGAACGTGAAGCAAAGCCGTACAAAAATAAAGGCTACTCTCCAAGGACGTGGCATCAAGGTAAATGGAAAGACTGTCTCTCAGTTTGACTTTATGTTGGAACCTGGCATGAAAGTGGCCGTGAGCAAGACTAAGCGCAACCAGCAAGGATTCAAAAGCCGCTATGTGAAGATTGTCTATGAAGACCGTTGGCTGATTGTGGTTGAGAAGAATATTGGTATCTTGTCGATGGCTGCTGGTCATAGCTCGCTGAACGTGAAGAGCGTATTGGACGATTATTTCAAGAAGAGTCGTCAGAAATGTACTGCCCACGTGGTTCACAGATTGGACCGTGATACCAGTGGACTGATGGTCTATGCCAAGGATATTGAGACCGAACAGATTCTGGAACATAACTGGCACGATATCGTTTACGACCGTCGCTATGTGGCAGTGGTAAGCGGAGAGATGGAGCAGGACGAAGGTACTATTCAGAACTGGCTGAAAGACAATAAAGCTTATGTGACCTATTCATCGCCTGTTGACAACGGAGGCAAACTGGCCATCACTCATTTCCATGTGATGGATCGCACCACTGAACATTCGCTGGTAGAGTATAAACTGGAAACTGGACGTAAAAACCAGATTCGTGTTCATTCAGCCGATATGGGGCATCCTGTGTGTGGTGATACCAAGTATGGAAATGGTGACGATCCGCTTCACCGTCTTTGTCTGCATGCCTGGCTGTTGTGTTTTACTCATCCTGTAACAGGCGAACCAATGGAGTTTGAAACACCTGTGCCCACTGCTTTCCGCCAATTGTTTAAGAAGTAG
- a CDS encoding nucleoside deaminase produces MTNKELMRRAIELSKDSVRHGGGPFGAVIAKNGEIIAEGSNCVTIDNDPTAHAEVATIRKACKKLNTFDLSGCEIFTSCEPCPMCLGAIYWAKLDKIYYANDRKDAADIGFADDFIYEELPLKPQDRQKPSEILLREEAIEAFRMWQEKEDKTEY; encoded by the coding sequence ATGACAAACAAAGAATTAATGCGACGTGCCATTGAACTGTCTAAGGACAGTGTGCGTCATGGAGGAGGTCCTTTCGGAGCAGTGATTGCCAAGAATGGCGAAATCATTGCTGAAGGTTCCAACTGTGTTACTATTGATAACGACCCGACAGCCCATGCTGAGGTGGCTACTATACGAAAAGCTTGCAAAAAACTGAATACTTTTGATCTCTCCGGTTGTGAGATATTCACTTCGTGCGAACCTTGTCCAATGTGCTTGGGAGCCATTTATTGGGCCAAACTCGATAAAATCTATTATGCCAACGACCGTAAGGATGCAGCCGACATAGGCTTTGCCGATGATTTCATTTACGAAGAACTGCCCCTCAAACCGCAGGACAGACAGAAACCGAGTGAGATTCTCTTACGCGAGGAAGCCATAGAAGCTTTCCGTATGTGGCAGGAGAAAGAGGATAAAACAGAATACTGA
- a CDS encoding HD domain-containing protein has translation MLKNTPSLDLVEFVETQILPQYAQFDKAHNMEHVTRVIRRSLDLVKSTGADINMAYAIAAYHDLGLSGPRAIHHITGGKILMADARLKRWFSADQLKVMKEAIEDHRASASHAPRSIYGKIVAEADRDLSPEVVLRRTVQFGLSNYPELTQEQQWQRFKEHMDQKYSVNGYIRLWIPGSQNEKNLQLLRNIIADTPKLKEQFEIYYKEETL, from the coding sequence ATGCTCAAAAATACCCCCAGTCTGGATTTGGTAGAGTTTGTCGAGACGCAGATTCTCCCTCAATATGCCCAATTCGACAAAGCCCACAATATGGAACACGTGACCCGTGTTATTCGCCGTTCGCTCGACCTAGTCAAATCCACAGGCGCTGATATTAACATGGCTTACGCCATTGCAGCCTATCACGATTTAGGATTGTCGGGACCACGCGCCATTCACCATATCACAGGTGGAAAGATTCTCATGGCCGATGCCCGCCTGAAACGATGGTTCAGTGCCGACCAGCTAAAGGTGATGAAGGAAGCTATCGAGGATCATCGTGCTTCTGCCTCGCATGCTCCACGCAGTATATATGGAAAGATTGTTGCCGAGGCAGACCGAGATCTATCACCCGAGGTTGTACTTCGCCGTACCGTTCAGTTCGGTTTATCCAACTATCCTGAACTCACCCAAGAACAGCAATGGCAGCGTTTCAAGGAACACATGGACCAGAAATATTCTGTCAACGGCTATATACGCTTATGGATTCCCGGTTCTCAAAATGAAAAGAACCTTCAACTGTTGCGCAACATTATTGCCGACACCCCAAAATTGAAGGAACAATTTGAAATCTACTATAAAGAAGAAACACTATGA
- the menA gene encoding 1,4-dihydroxy-2-naphthoate octaprenyltransferase has protein sequence MDNKTIEKNSIKAWILAARPKTLTGAAVPVMIGLALAFADSQQDGNKPFSWIAATLCMLFAFIMQIDANFVNDLFDFTKGTDDRETRLGPERACAQGWVSVDAMKHAIAITTVLACIVGLPLVLYGGMEMILVGFFCVLFCFLYTTHLSYMGLGDLLVLVFFGVVPVTVTYYLQMHNITAEVVVASIACGVVIDALLLVNNFRDRDTDRVAGKNTLVVHIGAEATLGVYLGVGIGATLLGLLFWMNGHLLAFVLPFVYLALHFFTYLKMKKIWQGKALNECLGETARNIFVYGLTVALGVLLS, from the coding sequence ATGGACAATAAAACAATAGAGAAGAACTCTATAAAAGCCTGGATACTGGCTGCTCGCCCCAAAACATTGACAGGGGCGGCAGTGCCTGTAATGATAGGATTGGCATTGGCTTTTGCTGATTCACAACAAGATGGAAACAAGCCTTTTAGTTGGATCGCTGCCACTCTGTGTATGCTCTTTGCCTTTATCATGCAGATTGATGCCAACTTCGTAAACGATTTGTTTGATTTTACGAAGGGTACTGACGATCGTGAAACCCGCTTGGGCCCTGAACGTGCATGTGCACAGGGGTGGGTGAGTGTTGATGCCATGAAACATGCCATTGCCATTACCACAGTGTTGGCTTGTATTGTTGGCCTGCCACTAGTGCTCTATGGTGGAATGGAGATGATTCTTGTTGGTTTCTTCTGCGTGCTGTTCTGTTTCCTTTATACCACTCATCTGTCGTATATGGGATTGGGCGATTTGCTTGTACTGGTATTCTTTGGAGTTGTTCCCGTGACGGTGACTTACTATCTGCAGATGCACAACATTACAGCTGAAGTAGTAGTGGCATCAATAGCTTGTGGTGTTGTGATTGATGCACTGCTATTGGTAAACAACTTCCGTGATCGTGATACCGATCGTGTGGCTGGAAAAAATACACTCGTAGTACATATTGGTGCCGAAGCTACTTTGGGCGTTTATCTTGGCGTGGGTATTGGTGCCACATTGCTCGGACTCCTATTCTGGATGAATGGTCATTTGTTGGCTTTTGTCCTTCCTTTTGTATATCTTGCACTACATTTCTTTACTTATTTGAAAATGAAGAAGATATGGCAAGGAAAAGCCTTGAACGAATGTCTTGGAGAGACTGCTCGCAACATCTTTGTCTATGGACTGACAGTAGCCTTGGGTGTACTACTATCATAG